The proteins below come from a single Campylobacter sp. MG1 genomic window:
- a CDS encoding molybdopterin-dependent oxidoreductase, with the protein MAISRRTFLKGSAITASAITCPLSADTNFYDIKQIPHATHFGAFTAEVNSEGKIINLIPHESDKNPSVITKAIIDRTYSDTRVKYPSVRKSFLEGKNRPDLRGREPFVRVSWDVVLDLLYKKLKATKPENIFNASYGGWGHVGLLHNCNAVAGRFFNTVLGGAIGTDGEYSNGAAGKVNTAIAGDLEVYSLQTNYEQMIKNCEVYVMWGCDIYKDNQIDFKVANRENDSWLKKYAASNIKFINIDPQYTKAAEITKAEWIKIVPNTDVAMILGMCHYLYTSGKYDKEFIAKYTDGFDKFLPYLLGKTDGVEKTPEWAAKICGIDVTKIKELCDLFVSKRTFLAGNWANQRAHHGEQADWAIITLACMIGQVGLPGGGFGFSMHYCSAGGAFSGALLPVGLPQGKNSVNINIPASRVSEAILNPNKTINFKGKTFTYPEIKMFYVAGASVLGHHPNTNELIHALRQLETIVVHEPWWTPMAKMADIVIPATTTLERDDISFGGSYSQDWVYAMKKVIEPVYESRNDYDVFYELAKRFGERELAKFSGGKKDHLEWIRSFYEKSDCINEMEFDEFWEKGSLHFEIPKEAYEFVRHADFRKDPVNNKLATESGKFQIYSQKFADYNLPDFKGHITWFEPAEYLGNQELSKKYPFHLLSPHPRYRIHSQLDNTWVRELYKIQGREPVVINTEDAKKLGIKHGEVVEVYNNRGRLLAGAFVSDDIRSGVVAIQEGAWYDPEDDKDNARCNQGHVNVLTSSRPTSQMAQATSVNTCLVAIRKLDKNEAVKPYKNTTPPTIIGA; encoded by the coding sequence ATGGCAATTTCAAGAAGAACATTCCTTAAAGGTTCAGCAATTACAGCTAGTGCGATTACTTGTCCTTTGAGTGCTGATACAAATTTTTATGATATCAAGCAAATCCCACACGCTACACATTTTGGTGCATTTACAGCCGAAGTAAATAGCGAAGGAAAAATAATCAATCTTATCCCACACGAAAGTGATAAAAACCCAAGCGTAATCACTAAAGCTATCATAGATAGAACATATTCAGATACAAGGGTAAAATATCCAAGTGTTAGAAAAAGTTTTTTAGAAGGTAAAAATCGCCCTGATTTAAGGGGTCGTGAGCCTTTCGTTCGTGTTAGTTGGGATGTAGTGCTTGATTTATTATATAAAAAGCTTAAAGCTACAAAACCAGAAAATATCTTTAACGCAAGTTATGGTGGATGGGGTCATGTTGGCTTACTTCATAATTGTAACGCAGTTGCAGGTAGATTTTTTAACACCGTTTTAGGTGGAGCAATAGGCACTGATGGAGAGTATAGTAACGGAGCAGCGGGTAAAGTAAATACTGCTATAGCAGGGGATTTAGAAGTTTATAGTTTGCAAACAAATTACGAGCAAATGATTAAAAACTGCGAAGTTTATGTAATGTGGGGTTGTGATATTTACAAGGATAATCAAATAGATTTTAAGGTAGCTAATCGTGAGAATGATAGTTGGCTTAAAAAATACGCAGCTAGTAATATAAAGTTTATTAACATTGACCCACAATACACAAAAGCAGCAGAAATTACAAAGGCTGAATGGATAAAAATCGTCCCAAATACCGATGTTGCAATGATACTTGGAATGTGCCATTATTTATATACAAGTGGAAAATATGATAAAGAATTTATAGCTAAATATACAGATGGATTTGATAAGTTTTTACCATATTTACTAGGTAAAACTGATGGAGTAGAAAAAACTCCTGAATGGGCGGCTAAGATTTGTGGAATTGATGTGACTAAGATTAAAGAATTATGCGATTTATTTGTTAGTAAAAGAACATTTTTAGCAGGTAACTGGGCAAATCAAAGAGCGCATCACGGCGAACAAGCTGACTGGGCTATCATAACTTTAGCTTGTATGATTGGTCAAGTAGGACTGCCTGGTGGTGGATTTGGCTTTTCTATGCATTATTGCTCGGCTGGTGGAGCGTTTAGTGGAGCGTTACTTCCTGTTGGATTACCACAAGGAAAAAATAGCGTAAATATAAATATCCCTGCAAGTCGTGTTAGCGAAGCTATCCTAAATCCAAATAAAACTATCAATTTTAAAGGCAAAACCTTTACATATCCAGAGATTAAAATGTTTTATGTAGCAGGTGCTAGTGTTTTAGGTCATCATCCAAATACTAATGAATTAATTCATGCTTTAAGACAACTTGAAACAATAGTTGTTCATGAGCCTTGGTGGACGCCGATGGCAAAAATGGCTGATATAGTAATCCCAGCTACAACAACACTTGAGCGTGATGATATAAGTTTTGGTGGTTCATATTCGCAAGATTGGGTGTATGCTATGAAAAAAGTAATCGAGCCTGTGTATGAAAGCCGCAATGATTACGATGTTTTCTATGAATTAGCAAAGAGATTTGGCGAAAGAGAATTGGCTAAGTTTAGTGGTGGCAAGAAAGACCATTTAGAATGGATAAGAAGTTTTTATGAGAAGAGTGATTGTATAAATGAAATGGAATTTGATGAGTTTTGGGAGAAAGGCTCACTTCATTTTGAAATTCCAAAAGAAGCTTATGAATTTGTTCGCCACGCTGATTTTAGAAAAGACCCAGTAAATAATAAATTAGCAACAGAAAGTGGAAAATTCCAAATCTATTCACAAAAATTTGCTGATTATAATTTACCTGATTTTAAAGGTCATATAACTTGGTTTGAACCGGCTGAATATTTAGGAAATCAAGAATTAAGCAAAAAATATCCATTCCATTTATTAAGCCCACACCCAAGATATAGAATTCATTCTCAACTTGATAATACTTGGGTAAGAGAGCTTTACAAAATCCAAGGTCGTGAGCCTGTAGTAATTAATACTGAAGATGCTAAAAAGCTTGGTATTAAGCACGGCGAAGTGGTAGAAGTATATAATAATCGTGGTAGATTATTAGCTGGTGCATTTGTAAGTGATGATATTAGAAGTGGCGTTGTAGCTATTCAAGAGGGTGCTTGGTATGACCCTGAAGATGATAAAGATAATGCAAGATGTAATCAAGGTCATGTAAATGTGCTTACTTCATCTCGCCCAACTTCTCAAATGGCACAAGCAACTAGCGTAAATACTTGCTTAGTAGCGATTAGAAAACTTGATAAAAATGAAGCTGTTAAACCATATAAAAACACAACACCACCAACAATTATAGGAGCGTAA
- the galE gene encoding UDP-glucose 4-epimerase GalE: MILITGAAGYIGSITSYHFLKNNYKVIGIDNISTGNARALEVLNKFDNFKFYEGNFGNLELLEQIVTNNKIDFVVHFAANTSVFESTQNPLKYHDNNVSNMINLLKICEKYDINNFIFSSSAATYGEPKTNELITEDTPKNPINPYGLTKLIGEYILNDLSNAKKEFNFIALRYFNVAGASLIAPLGQFSKSSLLIKIAAECAANKRDKMYLYGNDYNTPDGTCVRDYIHVDDLAIAHIEALKYLKNQKTSQAFNVGYSKGTSVKEVIDIMKKISGNDFKVEMADRRTGDPSSLVASNKKITSLTDWKYSNDNLELICKSAYEWELKI; encoded by the coding sequence ATGATTTTAATTACAGGTGCAGCAGGTTATATTGGCTCAATTACAAGTTATCATTTTTTAAAGAATAATTATAAAGTTATAGGTATTGATAATATTAGCACTGGAAATGCAAGGGCTTTAGAAGTGTTAAATAAATTTGATAATTTTAAATTCTACGAAGGAAATTTTGGAAATTTAGAACTATTAGAACAAATAGTAACCAATAATAAAATAGATTTTGTAGTGCATTTTGCAGCTAATACTAGCGTATTTGAAAGCACACAAAATCCATTAAAATATCATGATAATAATGTATCAAATATGATTAATTTATTAAAAATTTGTGAAAAATATGATATTAATAATTTTATTTTCTCAAGTTCTGCTGCAACTTATGGAGAACCAAAAACTAATGAATTAATCACAGAAGATACTCCAAAAAATCCTATAAATCCTTATGGTTTAACAAAGCTAATAGGCGAATATATATTAAATGATTTATCAAATGCAAAGAAAGAATTTAATTTCATAGCATTAAGATACTTTAATGTTGCAGGAGCAAGCCTAATTGCACCTTTAGGTCAATTTAGTAAATCTAGCTTACTTATAAAAATAGCTGCTGAATGTGCTGCTAATAAAAGAGATAAAATGTATTTATATGGTAATGATTATAATACCCCTGATGGAACTTGCGTAAGAGATTATATACATGTTGATGACTTGGCTATCGCACATATTGAAGCATTAAAATATTTAAAAAACCAAAAAACAAGTCAAGCCTTTAATGTTGGGTACTCAAAAGGAACTAGCGTAAAAGAAGTAATTGATATTATGAAAAAAATCAGTGGTAATGATTTTAAAGTAGAAATGGCAGATAGACGCACAGGAGATCCTAGCTCACTTGTAGCATCTAATAAAAAAATAACTTCTTTAACAGATTGGAAATATAGTAACGACAACCTTGAATTAATTTGCAAAAGTGCTTACGAATGGGAGTTAAAAATATAA
- the truD gene encoding tRNA pseudouridine(13) synthase TruD: protein MYLRANTHSKINVYFSKNSSDFVVREIPLYEFSGSGEHLILHIQKKDLSTNELLKDLSAATGIKAKDFGYAGLKDKQGLTFQYISMPKKYEKELAKFSHEKCKIIDTFLHNNKLKIGHLKGNSFFIRLKKVNKIDALKIEQIFTNIKENGFPNYYGYQRFGKDNDNAKTGLEILKNELKFKNNKLNNFLISAFQSELFNTYLSKRIEISRFSNDFSKQELLALYKDKTLVENLKKQEQFFKLFDNEIYEHYPYGKVFNENLEDGLKRFLARDISPSGLILGNKPKLNEGFLGEIENSIYKDYFDLLKTQNGSRRYLWTYTNDEKINYNEELAQLSLEFSLQKGSYATVVLDEIIHLERNEE from the coding sequence ATGTATTTAAGAGCAAACACTCATTCAAAAATCAATGTTTATTTTTCAAAAAATTCTAGCGATTTCGTAGTGCGTGAAATACCATTATACGAATTTAGTGGCTCTGGAGAGCATTTGATTTTACATATACAAAAGAAAGATTTAAGCACAAATGAACTTTTAAAAGATTTAAGTGCAGCAACAGGAATTAAAGCAAAAGATTTTGGTTACGCAGGTCTTAAAGACAAGCAAGGACTTACATTTCAATACATTTCAATGCCTAAAAAATACGAGAAAGAATTAGCTAAATTTTCTCATGAAAAATGTAAAATTATTGATACTTTTTTACACAATAATAAATTAAAAATCGGACATTTAAAAGGTAATTCATTTTTTATAAGATTAAAAAAAGTTAATAAAATTGACGCCTTAAAAATTGAGCAAATTTTTACAAATATTAAAGAAAATGGCTTTCCTAATTATTATGGCTATCAGCGTTTTGGCAAAGATAATGATAATGCAAAAACAGGATTAGAAATATTAAAAAACGAATTAAAATTTAAAAATAATAAATTAAATAACTTTTTAATTTCTGCATTTCAAAGCGAATTATTCAATACATATTTATCAAAAAGAATAGAAATTTCAAGATTTAGCAATGATTTTTCTAAACAAGAATTATTAGCACTTTATAAGGATAAAACTTTAGTTGAAAATCTAAAAAAACAAGAACAATTTTTTAAATTATTTGATAATGAAATATATGAGCATTATCCTTACGGCAAGGTATTTAATGAGAATTTAGAAGATGGTTTAAAAAGATTTTTAGCAAGAGATATTAGCCCTTCTGGATTGATACTAGGAAATAAACCTAAATTAAATGAAGGTTTTTTAGGCGAAATTGAAAATAGCATATATAAAGATTATTTTGATTTATTAAAAACTCAAAATGGTTCAAGAAGATATTTATGGACTTACACAAATGATGAAAAAATTAACTATAATGAAGAATTAGCACAACTTAGCCTTGAATTTAGCCTACAAAAAGGCTCATACGCAACAGTCGTGCTTGATGAAATAATACATTTAGAAAGGAACGAAGAATGA
- a CDS encoding DUF5644 domain-containing protein, with protein MRSFILRVFRFDASRDYEFYYKPYEINLKDINDSSTLYDVLGLVKQQDRYFNMPDCNEFVRIENKVLSLNTNINELIKKFGNDFCVSAIDLKRAKLDLMCDDSDFIKVFDYFKNICNADDYKDYLTYKFLYYASDIHEYNDEFLGDSAFVFANKLLEKYPNKRKDILDIVFDKEKGIEYSVSLKPFLYSDYEKYEEIKNSLKHQKEIR; from the coding sequence ATGAGAAGTTTTATTTTAAGAGTATTTAGATTTGATGCTAGTAGAGATTATGAGTTTTACTATAAGCCATATGAGATTAATTTAAAAGACATTAACGATAGTTCTACACTTTACGATGTTTTAGGGTTAGTAAAACAACAAGATAGATATTTTAATATGCCAGATTGTAATGAATTTGTAAGGATTGAAAATAAAGTTTTATCACTTAATACAAACATAAATGAACTTATTAAAAAATTTGGAAATGATTTTTGTGTAAGTGCAATTGATTTAAAAAGAGCAAAGCTTGATTTAATGTGTGATGATAGTGATTTTATAAAAGTTTTTGATTATTTTAAAAATATTTGCAATGCAGATGATTATAAAGATTATTTAACTTATAAATTTTTATATTATGCAAGTGATATTCATGAATATAATGATGAATTTTTAGGTGATAGTGCGTTTGTGTTTGCAAATAAATTATTAGAAAAATATCCTAATAAAAGAAAAGATATTTTAGATATTGTTTTTGATAAGGAAAAAGGAATTGAGTATAGTGTAAGCTTAAAACCATTTTTATATAGTGATTATGAAAAATATGAAGAAATTAAAAATTCTTTAAAACATCAAAAGGAGATTAGATGA
- a CDS encoding ornithine carbamoyltransferase has protein sequence MKIAIACKDILLEKTLILFLQDYLANKKDCDFLITDEKLMHAKKPQFIIGFNNAHLKLPFSKEQLIDALYEFSSTINQDDNKVLSFEEKLDKLLNKFKYDLLQLMYEK, from the coding sequence ATGAAAATAGCCATTGCGTGCAAAGATATTTTATTAGAAAAGACTTTAATATTATTTTTACAAGATTATTTAGCAAATAAAAAAGATTGCGATTTTTTAATCACTGATGAAAAATTAATGCACGCAAAAAAACCACAATTTATAATAGGTTTTAATAATGCACATTTAAAATTGCCTTTTAGTAAAGAGCAATTAATTGATGCTTTATATGAGTTTTCAAGCACAATAAATCAAGATGATAATAAGGTTTTAAGTTTTGAAGAAAAACTTGATAAATTACTTAATAAATTTAAATATGATTTACTTCAATTAATGTATGAAAAATAA
- a CDS encoding RsmD family RNA methyltransferase — protein sequence MKNNVLRVQSGFLKGKILENPSKDTTRATKSIVKSCVFNVLRDELREYVFIEAFGGSASMAIEAISNYAKKAFAIEIDKLAYKSALKNTKDLNIEVLNDDTFKALSNIIAKLQNEKTILYLDPPFDIRDGFSDVYLKIKNLYENLDCDIVIIEHSSKVEFASLKYTLFKVKKFGNTTLSFFTRS from the coding sequence ATGAAAAATAATGTTTTAAGAGTTCAGAGCGGTTTTTTAAAAGGTAAAATTTTAGAAAATCCATCAAAAGATACCACAAGAGCTACAAAAAGTATAGTTAAGTCTTGTGTTTTTAATGTTTTAAGAGATGAATTAAGGGAATATGTTTTTATAGAAGCATTTGGCGGTAGTGCTAGTATGGCGATTGAAGCTATTAGTAATTATGCTAAAAAGGCGTTTGCTATTGAGATTGATAAATTAGCGTATAAAAGTGCTTTAAAAAATACAAAAGATTTAAATATAGAAGTTTTAAATGACGATACTTTTAAAGCTTTATCTAATATTATTGCTAAATTACAAAATGAAAAAACTATTCTTTATTTAGATCCGCCATTTGATATTAGAGATGGTTTTAGCGATGTATATTTGAAAATCAAGAATTTATATGAGAATTTAGATTGTGATATTGTCATTATAGAGCATTCTAGCAAGGTTGAATTTGCATCTTTAAAATATACCTTATTTAAGGTAAAAAAATTCGGCAACACAACTCTTAGTTTTTTTACTAGGTCTTAA
- the atpE gene encoding ATP synthase F0 subunit C has protein sequence MKRFVLLLLAFSSVLFAAETQVINESLKAYSSLAAGLGLGAAACGGAIGIGNAAAATIGGIARNPSLSGKLTTTMFLVIALIEAQVIYALVIGLLLLYGNPFLG, from the coding sequence ATGAAAAGGTTTGTGTTGCTATTACTTGCGTTTTCAAGTGTTTTATTTGCTGCTGAAACTCAAGTTATAAACGAGTCATTAAAAGCTTACTCGTCTTTAGCTGCTGGTTTAGGTTTAGGTGCTGCTGCTTGTGGTGGTGCTATTGGTATTGGTAATGCTGCTGCTGCTACTATAGGTGGTATTGCTAGAAATCCTAGTTTAAGTGGAAAATTAACAACTACAATGTTTCTTGTAATTGCGTTAATTGAAGCTCAAGTTATTTATGCACTTGTTATAGGCTTATTGTTATTATACGGAAATCCATTCTTAGGATAA
- a CDS encoding response regulator, whose protein sequence is MKLLVVDDSSTMRRIIKNTLRNLGYCDVLEAENGVEAWNVLISQPDIKLLITDWNMPEMNGLELVKKIRALDIYDDMPIIMITTEGGKAEVITALKAGVNNYILKPFTPQILKEKLDDVLE, encoded by the coding sequence GTGAAGTTATTAGTAGTTGATGATAGTTCTACAATGAGGAGAATTATAAAAAATACTCTAAGAAATTTAGGTTATTGCGATGTTTTAGAAGCTGAAAATGGTGTTGAAGCTTGGAATGTTTTGATATCTCAACCCGATATAAAGTTATTGATTACTGATTGGAATATGCCAGAAATGAATGGGTTAGAGTTGGTTAAAAAGATTAGAGCGTTGGATATTTATGATGATATGCCAATAATTATGATTACGACTGAAGGTGGTAAAGCAGAAGTTATTACAGCATTAAAAGCTGGTGTTAATAATTATATATTAAAACCATTTACACCACAGATTTTAAAAGAAAAATTAGATGATGTTTTGGAATGA
- a CDS encoding 50S ribosomal protein L11 methyltransferase: MNNKYNELVIVTNNLNFVSDFVFAFDIDAIEEKDNTLIIRSDSSLDDLIYALDELKMRLEDINLNISISYQLSEKENKDWIDEYRKNINPILIDNIYIHTTWQEPKAGYVNLKIDPALAFGSGHHESTSSCVEFLQKYYKGCKTGLDVGCGSGILSLVMANYGISVDSCDTDELAIMSTKNNFELNNLKINDIWQGSCDKANKKYDIVVANIIADIILIIKNDLLKSLSDNGFLILSGILNVYEERIKSQFNSLKLIDEKKKGDWLTLVYKVRNE; the protein is encoded by the coding sequence ATGAATAATAAATATAATGAATTAGTGATAGTAACTAATAATTTAAATTTTGTTAGTGATTTTGTATTTGCCTTTGATATAGATGCTATTGAAGAAAAAGATAATACTTTAATAATTAGAAGTGATAGTAGTCTTGATGATTTAATATATGCTTTGGATGAATTAAAAATGCGTTTAGAAGATATAAATTTAAATATTAGTATTTCATATCAATTAAGCGAAAAGGAAAACAAAGATTGGATTGATGAGTATAGAAAAAATATAAATCCCATTTTAATAGATAATATATATATACATACTACTTGGCAAGAACCTAAAGCAGGCTATGTAAATCTAAAAATAGACCCAGCTTTAGCTTTTGGCTCAGGTCATCATGAAAGCACTAGTTCTTGTGTTGAATTTTTGCAAAAATATTATAAAGGTTGCAAAACAGGTCTTGATGTAGGGTGTGGTAGTGGAATTTTATCTTTAGTGATGGCTAATTATGGTATTAGTGTTGATTCTTGTGATACTGATGAATTGGCAATTATGAGTACTAAAAATAATTTTGAGTTAAATAATCTTAAAATTAATGATATTTGGCAAGGTTCTTGCGATAAGGCAAATAAAAAATATGATATAGTTGTTGCTAATATAATAGCCGATATTATATTGATTATTAAAAATGACTTATTAAAATCATTGAGTGATAATGGATTTTTAATTCTTTCTGGAATTTTAAATGTATATGAAGAAAGAATTAAAAGTCAATTCAACTCTTTAAAATTAATTGATGAAAAAAAGAAAGGTGATTGGCTAACTTTAGTTTATAAGGTGAGAAATGAATAA
- the ftsH gene encoding ATP-dependent zinc metalloprotease FtsH: protein MNNNENKNLNGKNPIVIFLIFSLVVFGAFSMFFEGKNFGEVSQNISYSEFKNKIESGEIKKVEIGQSKIKGSGLNSSYTANLVHNDINLTKMLDEKNVNYTSYSENNFLSNLLFTWIIPIFIFFAIWGFITNRMQKKMGGGILGIGNSKKLVNSEKPKVKFDDVAGVEEAKEEVKEIVDFLKYPERYIKLGAKIPKGLLLVGPPGTGKTLLAKAVAGEADVPFFSVSGSSFIEMFVGVGASRVRDLFENAKKEAPAIIFIDEIDAIGKSRAAGSHMGGHDEREQTLNQLLAEMDGFGSESPVIVLAATNRPEVLDAALLRPGRFDRQVLVDKPDFKGRCDILSVHMKDVKIAKEVKVEDIARLTAGLAGADLANIINEAALLAGRNNKKEVEQGDLTEAVERAIAGLEKKSRRISDKEKKIVTYHECGHALIAETTKGAKKVTKVSVIPRGLAALGYTLNTPEENKFLMQRHELIAEVDVLLGGRAAEHVFIKEISTGASNDLERATDIIKAMVSMYGMSDIAGLMVLEKQRNQFLGGGQTIKDYSDDMAHKLDEYVKNLLDERFKSVVATLEQYSGAIETMVEKLYEKEVIEGSEVREIIKNYEIENNFETRLSEIEK from the coding sequence ATGAATAATAATGAAAATAAAAATTTGAATGGAAAAAATCCAATTGTTATATTTTTGATTTTTTCTTTGGTTGTTTTTGGTGCTTTTTCTATGTTTTTTGAAGGGAAAAATTTTGGTGAAGTTAGTCAAAATATAAGTTATTCAGAATTTAAAAATAAAATAGAATCAGGTGAAATAAAAAAGGTAGAAATAGGTCAGAGCAAAATTAAAGGTAGTGGTCTTAACTCAAGTTATACAGCTAATTTGGTTCATAATGATATAAATTTAACAAAAATGTTAGATGAAAAAAATGTAAATTACACATCTTATTCTGAAAATAACTTTTTATCTAATTTATTATTTACTTGGATAATTCCAATTTTTATATTTTTTGCTATTTGGGGATTTATTACAAACAGAATGCAAAAGAAAATGGGTGGCGGAATTTTAGGAATTGGAAACTCAAAAAAATTAGTAAATTCTGAAAAACCAAAAGTAAAATTTGATGATGTAGCAGGTGTAGAAGAAGCAAAAGAAGAAGTAAAGGAAATAGTAGATTTTCTAAAATATCCAGAAAGATATATTAAATTAGGTGCTAAAATTCCAAAAGGTTTATTATTAGTTGGACCTCCAGGCACAGGTAAAACTCTTTTAGCAAAAGCAGTTGCAGGTGAAGCTGATGTTCCATTTTTTAGTGTTTCGGGTTCAAGTTTTATAGAAATGTTTGTAGGTGTTGGCGCTAGCCGTGTTAGAGATTTATTTGAAAACGCTAAAAAAGAAGCTCCGGCAATTATTTTTATAGATGAAATTGATGCTATTGGTAAATCTCGTGCAGCAGGTTCACATATGGGCGGGCACGATGAAAGGGAACAAACTTTAAATCAGCTTTTAGCTGAAATGGATGGGTTTGGTTCAGAAAGCCCTGTAATTGTATTAGCGGCTACAAATAGACCTGAAGTGCTAGATGCAGCATTACTTAGACCGGGTCGTTTTGATAGACAAGTTTTAGTTGATAAGCCAGATTTTAAAGGAAGATGCGATATTTTAAGCGTTCATATGAAAGATGTAAAAATCGCTAAAGAAGTTAAAGTTGAAGATATTGCAAGACTTACAGCAGGGCTTGCTGGGGCTGATTTGGCAAATATAATAAATGAAGCAGCATTACTTGCGGGAAGAAATAATAAAAAAGAAGTAGAGCAAGGCGATTTAACTGAAGCAGTTGAAAGAGCTATTGCAGGACTTGAGAAAAAATCAAGAAGAATAAGTGATAAAGAGAAAAAAATTGTAACATATCATGAGTGTGGACATGCTTTAATAGCAGAGACAACAAAAGGTGCTAAAAAAGTTACAAAAGTTTCTGTTATTCCTAGAGGTTTAGCAGCGCTTGGTTATACTTTAAATACTCCTGAAGAAAATAAATTCTTAATGCAAAGACACGAGTTGATTGCAGAAGTTGATGTTCTTTTAGGTGGTCGTGCAGCTGAGCATGTGTTTATTAAAGAGATTTCAACAGGTGCTAGTAATGATTTAGAAAGAGCAACCGATATTATAAAAGCAATGGTTTCTATGTATGGTATGAGTGATATTGCTGGGCTTATGGTTTTAGAAAAACAAAGAAATCAATTCTTAGGTGGTGGTCAAACTATCAAGGATTATTCAGATGATATGGCTCATAAATTAGATGAATATGTTAAAAACTTACTTGATGAGAGATTTAAATCTGTTGTTGCTACTTTAGAACAATATAGTGGAGCAATTGAAACAATGGTTGAAAAACTTTATGAAAAAGAAGTAATAGAAGGTAGTGAAGTAAGAGAAATAATTAAAAATTATGAAATAGAAAATAATTTTGAAACTAGATTAAGTGAGATAGAAAAATGA
- a CDS encoding phosphatidylserine decarboxylase, which translates to MNLILKEGRSIVLVSFIAFVVSYLISDLYFYFFLLFLFFIFIFRNYERELEDYSDDIVVSPADMTILDIKANEDKSNIELLCKKSVFSINSLRAILKSSKLDYKINKGLIYANDENAKYIEFNFNDKVSMICINGFFTKKVLVIKDNDLLKGNKFAFFMDGFIKIVLPYNSKILVGLGDKILANTKIAEIGEYND; encoded by the coding sequence ATGAATTTAATATTAAAAGAAGGTAGAAGTATTGTTTTAGTAAGTTTTATAGCTTTTGTAGTAAGCTATTTAATCTCTGATCTATATTTTTACTTTTTTTTATTATTTTTGTTTTTTATTTTTATTTTTAGAAATTATGAACGAGAATTAGAAGATTATTCAGATGATATAGTAGTTAGTCCAGCTGATATGACTATATTAGACATTAAGGCAAATGAGGATAAGAGTAATATAGAGTTACTATGTAAAAAGTCAGTATTTTCTATAAATTCTTTAAGAGCCATTTTAAAATCTAGTAAGCTTGATTATAAAATAAATAAAGGTCTTATTTATGCTAACGATGAGAATGCTAAATATATTGAATTTAATTTTAATGATAAAGTTTCTATGATTTGTATTAATGGTTTTTTTACAAAAAAAGTTTTGGTAATAAAGGATAATGACTTATTAAAGGGAAATAAATTTGCATTTTTTATGGATGGATTTATTAAAATTGTGTTACCATATAATTCTAAAATTTTAGTAGGGTTAGGTGATAAGATTTTAGCGAATACTAAAATAGCTGAAATAGGAGAATATAATGATTGA